A window of Chitinophagales bacterium contains these coding sequences:
- a CDS encoding NAD(P)H-dependent oxidoreductase, which produces MRIEIISGSPRLASVTRRVALHLLNEFKQKTEHEIGLIDMRDWNHLPQVQNVFTSIEKTPDAFKPLAERIFQADAFVLVSPEYNGSYSPALKNMLDHFPKQGRKAFGVVTASTGAMGGMRASQQLLLLVPAFFGIASPSMLITPLVDKKFNEEGELLDDNFRKSIDGFLNEFIWLAEAVSSKKLVTA; this is translated from the coding sequence ATGAGAATAGAGATCATATCCGGAAGCCCCCGTTTAGCGAGTGTAACCCGCCGGGTGGCCCTGCATCTGCTGAATGAGTTTAAGCAAAAAACCGAGCATGAAATCGGGTTGATTGATATGCGTGACTGGAACCACCTGCCCCAGGTTCAAAACGTTTTTACCTCCATTGAAAAGACGCCGGATGCGTTCAAACCGCTGGCTGAAAGGATTTTTCAGGCAGATGCATTTGTACTGGTTTCACCGGAATACAATGGCAGTTATTCACCAGCACTTAAGAATATGCTGGATCATTTCCCCAAGCAAGGCCGAAAAGCCTTTGGCGTGGTAACGGCATCTACGGGAGCCATGGGAGGCATGCGTGCATCACAACAATTACTGTTGTTGGTTCCGGCCTTCTTTGGCATTGCCTCTCCTTCTATGTTGATCACGCCTTTGGTGGATAAAAAGTTCAATGAAGAAGGGGAATTGCTGGATGATAATTTCCGGAAAAGTATCGATGGATTTTTGAATGAGTTTATCTGGCTGGCAGAGGCTGTTTCCAGTAAGAAATTAGTAACGGCGTAA
- a CDS encoding nuclear transport factor 2 family protein: protein MNDNELLMSRFYTAFQEKDFRAMQACYHDDAVFSDPVFGLLNAEQVRAMWEMLIKSSKDLSIEFSDPDSPDEYGTCEWTAVYTFSKTKRRVVNRIKAYMKFGEGKIIEHSDAFSLYGWTRQAMGWKGVLFGWSGFFQRAIHRNAVKKLNEFMNR, encoded by the coding sequence ATGAATGACAATGAACTATTAATGAGCCGGTTCTATACGGCTTTTCAGGAAAAGGATTTCAGGGCTATGCAGGCCTGTTACCATGACGACGCGGTATTTAGCGATCCTGTTTTTGGGCTTTTAAACGCCGAGCAGGTAAGGGCCATGTGGGAGATGCTGATCAAAAGCAGCAAAGATCTTTCCATAGAATTTTCGGACCCCGACTCGCCCGATGAGTATGGCACCTGTGAGTGGACGGCGGTCTATACTTTTTCAAAGACCAAGAGACGTGTTGTGAACAGGATAAAAGCCTATATGAAGTTTGGCGAGGGAAAGATCATTGAACATTCAGATGCGTTTAGCCTGTATGGTTGGACCCGTCAGGCAATGGGTTGGAAGGGAGTGTTGTTTGGCTGGTCGGGGTTTTTCCAGCGGGCCATTCATCGGAATGCTGTAAAAAAGTTGAATGAATTTATGAATCGCTAA
- a CDS encoding pirin family protein gives MNTLLHTADSRGKADHGWLKSFHTFSFSSYYNAERVHFGALRVLNDDTVAPGMGFGTHPHDNMEIISIPLAGDLEHRDSMGNTTIIREGDVQVMSAGTGIRHSEMNHNKDKEVRFLQIWIIPEKKNVEPRYDQQNFSGADKTNRWLTVVSPLGKPDGGVQVHQQTWFSLSKLEAGKSLEYSLHRKGNGVYLFILEGTAEVNGQALARRDGLAITNTDQLSVSSASGAEILLMEIPV, from the coding sequence ATGAATACACTACTTCACACCGCCGATTCGCGCGGTAAAGCCGACCACGGGTGGCTAAAGAGTTTTCATACGTTTAGCTTCTCTTCGTACTACAATGCAGAGCGTGTCCATTTTGGTGCTTTGCGGGTATTGAACGATGATACAGTAGCGCCAGGTATGGGTTTTGGCACCCATCCTCATGATAATATGGAAATCATTTCCATCCCACTTGCTGGTGACCTGGAACACCGGGACAGCATGGGAAACACAACCATTATCCGGGAAGGGGATGTACAGGTAATGAGTGCAGGTACGGGTATCCGGCACTCCGAAATGAATCATAACAAGGATAAGGAAGTACGTTTTCTCCAGATCTGGATCATTCCGGAAAAGAAAAATGTGGAACCCCGGTATGACCAACAGAATTTTAGCGGGGCCGATAAAACCAATCGATGGCTGACTGTAGTATCCCCGTTGGGTAAACCGGACGGAGGCGTACAGGTTCATCAGCAAACCTGGTTTAGTCTGTCAAAACTCGAAGCCGGTAAATCCCTGGAATATTCATTACACCGAAAAGGGAATGGCGTTTATCTTTTTATATTGGAAGGGACCGCTGAAGTAAATGGACAAGCATTGGCCCGACGGGATGGTCTGGCTATTACCAATACCGATCAGCTCTCTGTTTCCAGCGCCAGCGGTGCGGAGATCCTGCTGATGGAAATCCCGGTTTAA
- a CDS encoding Gfo/Idh/MocA family oxidoreductase: MNRKLRMGMIGGGQDAFIGAIHRHAAWMDGKTEIVCGALSINPEIAQKSGEALFLSADRIYLTYEDMIKKEAQRPEGDRMDFVTIVTPNFAHFAPAMMALEHGFHVVIEKPITFSLDEAKQLKKKVDETGLLLCLTHTYSGYPMVKQARSMVQGGALGKIRKIWVEYPQGWLSRLSEREGNAQAAWRTDPKKGGKSAVMGDIGTHGAHLAEYVTGLKITRICADLNTMVEGRVLDDDGNVLLKFENGAAGVLIATQIAAGEENNLRLRVYGEKGGLEWSQMEPNTLWVKWLDAPMQVLRAGSNYTDRLSSFATSNCRTPGGHPEGYLEAFANIYKNFAATLACRLSGENPTPEMLDYPRVEEGIRGMAFIDNVVASAASEMKWVDHVV; the protein is encoded by the coding sequence ATGAATAGGAAATTACGCATGGGAATGATCGGTGGAGGACAGGATGCCTTTATTGGGGCCATTCACCGGCACGCGGCCTGGATGGATGGCAAAACCGAAATCGTTTGCGGAGCTTTAAGCATTAACCCGGAAATAGCCCAGAAATCAGGCGAGGCCTTGTTTTTGAGCGCTGACCGGATTTATTTGACCTATGAGGATATGATCAAAAAAGAGGCCCAACGGCCTGAAGGTGACCGGATGGATTTTGTCACCATTGTTACCCCCAATTTTGCCCATTTTGCACCCGCGATGATGGCCCTTGAGCATGGTTTTCATGTGGTGATCGAAAAGCCGATCACTTTTTCCCTTGATGAAGCCAAACAACTGAAGAAAAAGGTAGATGAAACCGGTCTTTTATTATGTTTGACCCATACCTATTCCGGATATCCAATGGTGAAACAAGCCCGTTCAATGGTTCAGGGTGGTGCATTGGGCAAGATCAGGAAGATATGGGTGGAATACCCACAGGGCTGGTTGAGCCGGTTGAGTGAACGTGAAGGGAATGCACAGGCAGCCTGGAGAACGGACCCCAAGAAGGGAGGAAAGAGTGCGGTGATGGGAGACATTGGAACCCATGGCGCTCATCTGGCAGAATATGTAACCGGATTAAAGATCACAAGGATCTGTGCCGATTTAAATACCATGGTCGAAGGCAGGGTATTGGATGATGATGGAAATGTGTTATTGAAATTTGAGAATGGGGCAGCGGGTGTATTGATCGCGACACAAATCGCAGCAGGAGAGGAGAATAATCTGCGGCTACGCGTTTATGGAGAAAAAGGAGGATTGGAATGGTCGCAGATGGAACCTAATACGCTTTGGGTGAAATGGCTGGATGCGCCCATGCAGGTGTTACGCGCCGGTAGCAATTATACAGACCGGTTGAGTTCTTTTGCTACTTCCAATTGCCGGACCCCCGGTGGCCATCCGGAAGGATACCTCGAAGCCTTTGCCAATATCTATAAGAATTTTGCCGCAACACTGGCTTGCCGCCTGAGTGGAGAAAACCCAACCCCTGAAATGTTGGACTATCCAAGAGTAGAAGAAGGAATACGCGGAATGGCGTTTATTGATAATGTGGTGGCTTCGGCTGCCTCGGAAATGAAGTGGGTGGATCATGTTGTTTAA
- a CDS encoding sugar phosphate isomerase/epimerase — protein MSYDRRKFLQTSGQFAAALALGPVACKLAPKEAKTGAGAGTETPVEKPLGDFGIQLYTLREDFPKDPKGVLKQLADMGYKQIESFEGGKGMFWGMTNTEFKTYLDSLGLTIVSSHCNIDTDFEKKAEQAAAIGMKYLISPWVGLIDNKTQKPRTLDDFKKIAADFNAKGEICKKNGIRFAYHNHDYSFKPLEGQLPQNVMMDNTDPSLVDYEMDIYWVVAGGQDPEEWMKKYKNRFRLCHVKDRSKTPGTDNGKNSIDLGTGSIDFKKILRTAKENGMEYYIVEQEFYPNGTPLQAVKVCADYMKGMKV, from the coding sequence ATGAGTTACGATCGGAGAAAATTCTTACAAACCAGCGGGCAATTTGCCGCCGCACTGGCCCTTGGTCCTGTAGCCTGCAAACTGGCCCCCAAAGAGGCAAAGACCGGAGCTGGGGCCGGAACCGAAACACCCGTGGAGAAACCTCTCGGTGATTTTGGGATTCAATTATATACACTCCGTGAAGATTTTCCCAAAGACCCCAAAGGTGTGTTGAAACAACTGGCTGATATGGGGTACAAGCAGATCGAAAGCTTTGAAGGCGGAAAAGGTATGTTCTGGGGTATGACCAATACTGAATTCAAAACCTACCTGGATTCGCTGGGATTGACCATTGTATCCAGCCACTGTAATATCGATACCGATTTTGAAAAGAAAGCTGAGCAGGCTGCTGCCATTGGTATGAAATACCTGATCAGCCCCTGGGTGGGATTGATCGATAATAAAACACAGAAACCTCGTACACTTGACGATTTTAAAAAGATCGCGGCTGATTTTAATGCCAAAGGCGAGATCTGTAAAAAGAACGGAATCCGCTTTGCCTACCACAACCACGATTATTCCTTTAAACCCCTGGAAGGTCAATTACCCCAAAATGTGATGATGGATAATACAGACCCTTCCCTGGTGGATTATGAAATGGATATTTACTGGGTTGTAGCCGGCGGACAGGATCCGGAAGAATGGATGAAGAAATACAAAAACCGTTTCCGGCTTTGTCATGTAAAAGATCGTAGCAAAACCCCCGGTACCGATAATGGCAAGAATTCAATTGACCTCGGCACCGGAAGTATTGATTTTAAAAAGATCCTCAGGACGGCCAAAGAAAATGGCATGGAATATTATATCGTAGAGCAGGAATTCTATCCCAATGGCACTCCGTTGCAGGCAGTAAAGGTTTGTGCGGATTATATGAAAGGGATGAAAGTATAG
- a CDS encoding sugar phosphate isomerase/epimerase has protein sequence MTTIKGPGIFLAQFLGDKPPFNDLRSICKWARELGFVGVQIPTWDARCIDLQKAAESKTYADELKGLINECGLEITELSTHLQGQLIAVHPAYDTLFDGFAPEEVRGNGKARTEWAVQQLKWAAKASQNLGLNAHATFSGSLLWHTVYPWPQRPAGLVETGFKELANRWMPILNEFDRCGVDVCYEIHPGEDLHDGVSYEMFLEEVNQHPRACLLYDPSHFVLQCLDYLQYIDHYHQRIRAFHVKDAEFNPTGKQGVYGGFQSWINRAGRFRSLGDGQVDFKSIFSKLAAYDYKGWAVMEWECCIKHPEDGAREGAAFIKDRIIRVTEKAFDDFASTGNNDAFNRTVLGIE, from the coding sequence ATGACAACAATAAAAGGCCCTGGTATTTTTCTTGCACAATTCCTGGGAGACAAACCTCCATTCAATGACCTGCGATCCATTTGTAAATGGGCCCGGGAACTTGGATTTGTTGGCGTACAAATTCCAACCTGGGATGCCCGCTGTATCGATTTGCAGAAAGCTGCGGAGAGTAAGACCTATGCCGATGAATTAAAGGGGTTGATCAATGAATGTGGATTAGAGATCACTGAATTGTCTACTCACTTGCAAGGACAACTGATTGCCGTTCATCCGGCTTATGATACCTTGTTTGATGGATTTGCGCCGGAAGAAGTTCGCGGAAATGGAAAGGCCCGTACCGAATGGGCGGTTCAACAATTAAAATGGGCTGCAAAAGCCTCGCAAAACCTGGGATTGAATGCCCATGCTACCTTTAGCGGTTCCTTGCTCTGGCATACCGTTTACCCCTGGCCGCAACGGCCCGCCGGGTTGGTGGAGACTGGTTTTAAAGAACTGGCAAACCGGTGGATGCCGATCCTGAATGAATTTGATCGTTGCGGGGTCGATGTGTGTTATGAGATCCATCCTGGAGAGGACCTGCATGATGGCGTGAGTTATGAAATGTTCCTGGAAGAGGTCAACCAGCATCCAAGAGCCTGTTTGTTGTATGACCCTTCGCATTTCGTGCTGCAATGTCTTGATTATCTTCAATACATTGATCACTACCATCAAAGGATACGCGCCTTTCATGTGAAGGACGCAGAATTCAACCCCACCGGAAAGCAAGGTGTATATGGCGGCTTTCAATCCTGGATCAACCGGGCAGGCCGGTTCCGTTCACTCGGGGATGGACAGGTTGACTTCAAGTCCATTTTCAGTAAGCTCGCTGCCTATGATTACAAAGGCTGGGCCGTGATGGAATGGGAGTGTTGCATCAAACATCCTGAAGATGGTGCCAGGGAAGGTGCCGCTTTCATAAAAGACCGAATTATCCGTGTTACCGAAAAAGCGTTTGATGATTTTGCCAGTACAGGAAATAATGATGCCTTTAACCGTACGGTTTTAGGAATAGAGTAA
- a CDS encoding GMC family oxidoreductase, with amino-acid sequence MPNNHYDAIVVGSGISGGWAAKELTEKGLKVLLLERGRDIKHVKDYAEANKPIWEYPHRGDRTQQMIEDYPNLKRDYPLNERNLHYWASDKDCPFTESKPYAWFRGYHVGGRSLMWGRQSYRWCEEDFEANGREGIGVDWPIRYKDVESWYTYVEKFAGIQGSYENLPQLPDSHFLPAMELNIVEKDVAARIKKHYNNLRTLIIGRSAHITQKIPGRELCQYRDMCWNGCPFGGYFSTQSSTLPAAEATGNLTLRPFSLVKEIMYDKDTKKAKGVVVLDTTDNKTYEFTSKIVFLCASSFNSTWVLMNSATDIWPDGLGSSSGELGHNVMDHHFRCGAGGQVEGFDDKYYYGHRPTGFYIPRFRNFGADKRDYLRGFGYQGSASRQGWGREVAELNIGGEFKDALSEPGGWSIGASAFGEILPYHDNVIKLNRNTTDKWGLPVLDMSVEIKENEKKMRKDMQEDLAEMLNIAGVKNVRTYDNEYVPGMGIHEMGTARMGRDPKSSVLNGNNQVWDCQNVFVTDGACMTSASCVNPSLTYMALTARAADFAVSELKKGNL; translated from the coding sequence ATGCCAAACAATCATTACGATGCCATTGTCGTCGGTTCAGGGATCAGTGGAGGCTGGGCCGCCAAGGAACTGACCGAAAAGGGGCTCAAGGTTTTACTCCTCGAAAGAGGACGTGACATCAAACATGTTAAAGACTACGCGGAAGCCAATAAACCGATCTGGGAATACCCCCACCGTGGCGACCGTACCCAACAAATGATCGAGGACTATCCCAACCTGAAAAGGGATTATCCACTGAATGAGCGTAACCTGCATTACTGGGCTTCTGATAAAGATTGTCCGTTTACAGAATCAAAACCTTATGCCTGGTTCAGAGGATACCATGTCGGAGGTCGCTCGCTGATGTGGGGCCGGCAAAGTTACCGCTGGTGTGAAGAGGATTTTGAAGCCAATGGACGGGAAGGTATTGGTGTTGACTGGCCCATTCGCTATAAGGATGTTGAATCATGGTACACCTATGTGGAGAAATTTGCCGGTATCCAGGGTTCCTATGAGAATCTTCCCCAACTACCCGACAGTCATTTTCTTCCGGCAATGGAACTGAATATTGTGGAGAAGGATGTGGCTGCGCGGATCAAAAAACATTATAATAATCTTCGGACACTCATCATTGGGCGTTCGGCGCATATTACCCAAAAGATACCCGGACGTGAACTTTGCCAGTACCGTGACATGTGTTGGAATGGTTGTCCTTTTGGTGGGTATTTCAGTACCCAATCTTCCACCTTGCCAGCTGCCGAAGCAACCGGTAACCTTACACTCCGCCCCTTCTCTCTTGTAAAAGAGATCATGTATGATAAGGATACAAAAAAAGCAAAGGGTGTAGTCGTTCTCGATACTACCGATAACAAGACCTACGAATTCACGAGTAAGATCGTTTTCCTTTGTGCCTCTTCTTTTAATTCCACCTGGGTATTGATGAACAGTGCCACCGATATATGGCCCGATGGGTTGGGAAGCAGCAGTGGCGAATTGGGGCATAACGTGATGGACCACCATTTCCGTTGCGGCGCAGGCGGACAGGTAGAAGGGTTTGATGACAAGTATTATTATGGACACCGTCCAACCGGGTTCTATATTCCCCGCTTCCGGAATTTTGGCGCTGATAAGCGTGATTACCTGCGTGGATTTGGTTACCAGGGTTCAGCCAGCCGTCAGGGTTGGGGACGCGAAGTAGCCGAACTCAATATAGGTGGAGAATTTAAAGATGCCCTGAGTGAACCTGGTGGATGGTCCATTGGAGCCAGTGCTTTTGGTGAGATTCTGCCTTACCATGATAACGTGATCAAACTTAATCGTAATACCACCGATAAATGGGGCCTGCCTGTTCTCGATATGAGTGTAGAGATCAAAGAGAACGAAAAGAAAATGAGAAAGGACATGCAGGAAGACCTGGCCGAAATGCTCAATATCGCCGGTGTAAAGAATGTGCGGACCTACGATAACGAGTATGTTCCGGGTATGGGAATTCATGAAATGGGTACTGCCCGTATGGGTCGTGACCCTAAATCATCTGTATTGAATGGCAATAACCAGGTATGGGATTGCCAGAATGTATTCGTTACGGACGGTGCTTGTATGACATCGGCCTCTTGTGTTAACCCTTCACTTACCTACATGGCATTGACTGCCCGTGCAGCTGATTTCGCCGTGAGTGAATTGAAGAAAGGAAACCTCTAA
- a CDS encoding gluconate 2-dehydrogenase subunit 3 family protein gives MNRRELIKMIATLTGGAVIGGEFFLAGCNNPDKGVMLAFTADDTAFLDEVAETIFPKTQSAGAKEAKVGDFMTRYVTDCYTQTEQEAFHKGMDLINAACKKQHGHDFMKATPEQRTALLITIDKERVEYQKNKKKEDPAHYFQSFKQLTILGYFTSKEGRTTATRYEPVPGKYIGDYDYKKGDKIITNFD, from the coding sequence ATGAACAGAAGAGAACTTATAAAAATGATCGCCACTCTTACAGGTGGCGCTGTGATCGGCGGCGAATTCTTCCTGGCCGGTTGTAACAACCCCGATAAAGGAGTCATGCTCGCCTTTACTGCCGATGATACGGCTTTCTTGGATGAAGTGGCAGAAACCATTTTTCCCAAAACCCAATCAGCGGGTGCCAAGGAAGCCAAAGTGGGTGATTTTATGACGCGGTATGTAACCGACTGTTATACCCAGACCGAACAGGAAGCCTTTCATAAAGGCATGGATTTGATCAATGCGGCCTGCAAGAAACAGCACGGACATGACTTCATGAAAGCAACCCCCGAACAACGTACGGCTTTATTGATCACGATTGACAAGGAACGGGTAGAATATCAGAAGAACAAAAAGAAAGAAGACCCCGCCCATTATTTTCAATCATTCAAACAACTGACCATCCTTGGTTATTTCACTTCAAAGGAAGGACGCACCACCGCCACCCGGTATGAACCTGTACCCGGAAAGTACATCGGAGATTATGACTATAAAAAAGGCGATAAGATCATTACCAATTTTGATTAA
- a CDS encoding TIM barrel protein → MEKTNRRDLLKKIAVGSLALTAGQTIPALGNVISPSDKSLKGNIHHSACRWCYDSIPFEELCIAAKKIGLVGIDLVGPADWPTLKKYGLISTMCNGAEINLVDGWNDTKFHPRLIESYKKHIDLVADAGYKNLICFSGSRRGKDDETGWKNCVEGLKQVIGQAEKRGVTLVMELLNSKVDHKDYQCDKTAWGVELCKRLGSPNFKLLYDIYHMQIDEGDVIHTIREYHPYIAHYHTGGVPGRNEIDESQELYYPAIMKAILATGYQGYVAQEFIPTPADTAGKLKSLKKAVQICDI, encoded by the coding sequence ATGGAAAAAACCAATCGCAGGGACCTCTTGAAAAAGATCGCCGTGGGCTCCTTGGCCCTTACCGCAGGACAAACCATTCCTGCCCTGGGAAATGTAATCTCCCCTTCTGATAAATCATTGAAAGGAAATATCCATCATTCCGCTTGTCGCTGGTGCTATGACAGTATCCCCTTCGAAGAACTCTGTATTGCAGCAAAAAAGATTGGCCTGGTTGGAATCGACCTGGTGGGTCCTGCCGATTGGCCCACGCTAAAAAAATATGGTTTGATCTCCACAATGTGCAATGGGGCTGAGATCAATTTGGTGGATGGATGGAATGATACAAAATTTCATCCCCGATTGATCGAGAGTTATAAAAAACACATTGACCTGGTGGCCGATGCGGGTTATAAAAATCTCATCTGCTTTAGTGGAAGCCGTCGGGGCAAGGATGATGAAACGGGTTGGAAGAATTGTGTGGAAGGATTGAAACAGGTGATCGGCCAGGCAGAAAAAAGAGGCGTTACCCTGGTGATGGAATTACTCAATAGTAAAGTGGACCATAAGGACTATCAATGTGATAAGACTGCCTGGGGCGTGGAATTGTGCAAACGATTAGGATCCCCCAACTTCAAGCTACTATATGATATTTACCATATGCAGATAGATGAAGGGGATGTGATTCACACCATACGCGAATACCATCCCTATATTGCCCATTACCATACCGGAGGTGTCCCGGGACGAAATGAGATCGATGAATCACAGGAATTGTATTACCCTGCCATCATGAAAGCCATCCTGGCCACCGGATACCAGGGCTATGTGGCGCAGGAGTTCATTCCAACACCAGCGGATACAGCCGGAAAATTAAAATCGCTTAAGAAGGCTGTTCAAATTTGTGATATCTAA
- a CDS encoding N(4)-(beta-N-acetylglucosaminyl)-L-asparaginase, translated as MQDRRNFLHRTFLGGLGVALSTKLKASPNTYTGPVVISTWDAGLAANKAAWEVLSKQGRALDAVEQGVMVTEDSQNCCVGLGANPDRDGFVTLDACIMDEHFNCGSVAFLERIKHPISVARRVMEKTPHVMLVGAGAQQFAVAEGFPLEDGKLSPEAQKAYENWLKRSEYKPPQINVENKQGHGPFAPAKLENGEWNHDTIGMVAMDARGNLSGSCTTSGAGFKMRGRLGDSPIIGAGLYVDNEVGACTATGQGEDVIRVAGSHSVVECMRQGMSPEEACKKIIERIVRIKGDKVKEIQVAFLALGKNGEAGAFSIHPGFSYALRREGVEELVRSKSYF; from the coding sequence ATGCAAGACAGACGAAATTTTCTCCATCGCACCTTCTTAGGTGGTCTCGGAGTGGCGTTAAGTACTAAACTAAAGGCATCACCCAATACATATACCGGTCCTGTTGTTATTTCAACCTGGGATGCAGGGCTTGCAGCCAATAAAGCGGCCTGGGAGGTATTGAGTAAACAGGGGCGTGCACTTGATGCGGTTGAACAGGGGGTAATGGTAACCGAGGATTCCCAGAATTGTTGTGTAGGTCTTGGTGCAAATCCCGATCGTGATGGATTTGTTACACTGGATGCCTGTATCATGGATGAGCATTTCAATTGCGGGAGTGTGGCCTTTCTGGAAAGGATCAAACATCCTATTTCCGTGGCCAGAAGGGTAATGGAAAAAACTCCCCATGTGATGTTGGTAGGGGCGGGGGCGCAACAATTTGCGGTAGCCGAAGGCTTTCCCCTTGAGGATGGCAAGCTTTCTCCGGAGGCACAGAAGGCCTATGAGAACTGGCTCAAGCGATCTGAATACAAACCACCTCAAATAAATGTAGAGAATAAACAGGGGCATGGACCCTTTGCTCCGGCCAAACTGGAGAATGGCGAATGGAACCATGATACCATCGGCATGGTAGCAATGGATGCCAGGGGAAACCTGAGTGGTAGCTGTACCACGAGCGGGGCTGGTTTTAAAATGCGTGGACGTTTGGGTGATTCGCCCATCATTGGTGCCGGTTTGTATGTAGACAATGAGGTGGGGGCCTGTACCGCCACTGGTCAGGGCGAAGATGTTATCCGGGTCGCCGGTTCCCATTCTGTGGTGGAATGTATGCGGCAAGGGATGTCACCCGAAGAGGCCTGCAAAAAGATCATTGAACGGATCGTTCGGATTAAAGGAGATAAGGTGAAGGAGATCCAAGTTGCTTTTCTGGCATTGGGTAAGAATGGTGAGGCAGGCGCCTTTTCCATTCACCCGGGGTTTAGTTACGCGCTGCGCCGGGAAGGTGTAGAGGAACTGGTTCGATCGAAAAGTTATTTTTGA
- a CDS encoding copper homeostasis protein CutC — MTYKIEIATSDFTTTKSAVEGGADRIELCANLAEGGTTPSLGTIRKCRDSFSVALFPIIRPRGGDFLYTDEEFEIMKADVLLCKELGCDGVVIGLLNKDGAIDIKRTHILAELAYPLGVTFHRAFDRCLDPFEAMEQLIGIGVERILTSGQQPAAPDGAELIAALNKAADDRIIIMPGSGVRADNIKMLAEKTGCKEFHSSLRGKKNSLMEFVHPSFAGSPESYMNNAIEVEEVRKLREGLL; from the coding sequence ATGACTTACAAAATAGAAATCGCTACTTCCGATTTTACTACAACCAAATCAGCTGTTGAAGGAGGTGCTGACCGTATTGAATTATGTGCCAATCTGGCTGAAGGGGGTACTACGCCCTCCCTGGGAACGATCAGGAAATGCCGGGATTCATTCTCTGTGGCGCTGTTTCCGATCATTCGGCCACGGGGAGGGGATTTTCTGTATACCGACGAGGAATTTGAGATCATGAAAGCGGACGTATTGCTATGCAAAGAATTGGGTTGCGATGGAGTGGTGATCGGTTTGTTAAATAAGGATGGTGCCATTGATATCAAACGAACACATATCCTGGCAGAACTTGCCTATCCGCTGGGTGTCACTTTTCACCGGGCCTTTGACCGTTGTCTTGATCCATTTGAGGCCATGGAACAATTGATCGGGATCGGGGTAGAACGTATTCTGACTTCCGGTCAACAACCGGCTGCACCAGATGGGGCAGAATTGATCGCCGCCTTGAATAAAGCCGCAGATGATCGTATTATCATTATGCCGGGCAGTGGGGTGAGGGCAGATAATATAAAAATGCTGGCAGAAAAAACAGGGTGTAAGGAATTTCATTCATCGCTTCGCGGCAAGAAGAATTCCCTGATGGAATTTGTACATCCTTCCTTTGCCGGTTCGCCAGAATCGTATATGAACAATGCCATTGAGGTGGAGGAAGTAAGGAAATTAAGGGAGGGGTTATTGTAG